Proteins encoded within one genomic window of Camelina sativa cultivar DH55 chromosome 19, Cs, whole genome shotgun sequence:
- the LOC104765426 gene encoding uncharacterized protein LOC104765426 — MEDLRLSPLKLGSFKSSLSGRSTPRGSPTFRRVHSGRTPRRDGKAAVQWFRSNRLLYWLLLITLWTYLGFYVQSRWAHDDDSKVEFLRFGGKLREDVLHVEQNKRLDANGSSHAVVGNTNIVHIGVNKRMHVTLAKKEDVTSRPSLSSRRRTRKGSRSSRARIRSKQRVRKVMETRDLDEQDQELPKTNVTYGKLFGPFGSLEDRILEWSPQKRSGTCDRKSDFKRLVWSRRFVLLFHELSMTGAPISMMELASELLSCGATVYAVVLSRRGGLLPELTRRRIKVVEDKGELSFKTAMKADLVIAGSAVCASWIDQYMDHHPAGGSQIAWWVMENRREYFDRAKPVLDRVKLLIFLSEVQSKQWLTWCEEDHIKLRSQPVIVPLSVNDELAFVSGISSSLNTPTLTQEMMKKKRQTLRESVRTEFELTDTDMLVMSLSSINPGKGQLLLLESAALALERQQEQEPVAKTNSNQSKIKNLNGIRKEKISLSVRHRLRGSPRKMKITSPAIENPAVLTATGKRKLLSSGNVTRKQDLKLLLGSVGSKSNKVAYVKEMLSFLSNSGNLSTSVLWTPATTRVASLYSAADVYVTNSQGVGETFGRVTIEAMAYGLPVLGTDAGGTKEIVEHNVTGLLHPVGRPGNKVLAQNLLFLLRNPSTRLQLANQGREKVEKMYMKQHMYKRFVDVLVKCMRP, encoded by the exons ATGGAAGACCTTCGGCTGTCACCGCTGAAACTAGGTAGCTTTAAGTCTTCATTGTCAGGGAGGTCTACTCCAAGGGGTTCACCTACATTTAGGAGAGTTCATTCTGGCAGGACTCCACGTAGAGATGGCAAAGCAGCTGTTCAGTGGTTCAGAAGTAACCGTCTGCTTTATTGGTTACTTTTGATTACTCTTTGGACCTATCTTGGATTTTATGTTCAGTCCAGATGGGCGCATGATGATGATAGCAAAGTTGAGTTCTTACGGTTTGGAGGCAAACTGAGAGAAGATGTTTTGCATGTGGAACAGAATAAAAGACTGGATGCTAATGGGAGTTCTCATGCTGTAGTAGGTAATACCAATATAGTCCATATAGGTGTAAATAAAAGGATGCATGTAACTTTGGCCAAGAAAGAGGATGTCACATCTCGACCAAGCTTGAGCTCCAGGAGGAGGACCAGAAAAGGTAGTCGTAGTTCACGTGCAAGGATTCGTAGTAAGCAAAGGGTGAGGAAAGTGATGGAGACTAGGGACTTGGACGAGCAAGATCAAGAACTTCCTAAGACTAATGTCACCTACGGTAAACTTTTTGGTCCGTTTGGATCACTAGAGGATAGAATTCTTGAATGGAGTCCGCAAAAGCGATCAGGGACCTGTGACAGGAAATCAGACTTTAAACGTCTTGTTTGGTCTAGAAGATTCGTCCTACTTTTCCATGAACTATCAATGACTGGTGCTCCAATTTCAATGATGGAGTTGGCTTCCGAGCTTTTGAGCTGTGGTGCAACAGTATATGCAGTAGTTTTGAGTAGAAGGGGTGGATTATTGCCAGAGCTCACAAGGAGAAGGATCAAAGTGGTTGAAGACAAAGGAGAACTCAGTTTCAAAACTGCCATGAAAGCAGATCTTGTTATTGCAGGATCAGCAGTCTGTGCCTCATGGATAG ATCAATACATGGATCACCATCCAGCTGGTGGAAGTCAAATCGCTTGGTGGGTGATGGAGAACCGGCGTGAGTACTTTGATCGAGCAAAacctgtgctcgaccgagtgaaACTGCTAATTTTTCTATCTGAAGTACAGAGCAAACAATGGTTAACATGGTGTGAAGAGGACCATATAAAGCTTAGGTCTCAGCCGGTTATTGTTCCGCTGTCTGTTAATGATGAGTTGGCTTTTGTTTCCGGGATTTCCAGTTCACTAAATACTCCAACACTGACCcaggagatgatgaagaagaaaagacaaacaCTACGTGAATCAGTCAGAACGGAGTTCGAATTGACAGATACGGATATGCTTGTGATGTCTCTTAGCAGCATAAACCCAGGAAAGGGacaacttcttctccttgaaTCTGCCGCCTTGGCACTGGAgagacaacaagaacaagaaccagTGGCTAAAACTAATAGTAATCAGTCCAAAATCAAGAACCTCAATGGCATCAGGAAGGAAAAGATTAGTCTTTCAGTCAGACATCGTTTAAGAGGTTCACCACGGAAGATGAAGATCACGTCTCCTGCTATTGAAAATCCAGCCGTTCTCACGGCCACTGGTAAAAGAAAGCTGTTGTCGTCTGGCAACGTAACACGGAAACAAGACCTTAAACTTCTTCTTGGATCAGTTGGGTCTAAGAGCAACAAAGTTGCATACGTTAAGGAGATGTTGAGCTTCTTGTCAAACAGTGGAAACTTATCGACCTCTGTTCTATGGACTCCAGCGACCACGCGTGTTGCCTCATTATACTCTGCTGCAGATGTCTACGTAACAAATTCCCAG GGAGTTGGTGAAACATTCGGGAGAGTGACTATCGAAGCAATGGCTTATGGTCTTCCG GTGCTTGGAACAGACGCTGGAGGAACAAAAGAGATAGTGGAGCACAATGTTACAGGGCTACTTCATCCTGTGGGGAGGCCAGGTAATAAAGTTTTAGCTCAGAACCTGTTGTTTCTTCTTAGAAACCCATCTACAAGGCTACAACTAGCTAACCAAGGACGTGAAAAGGTTGAGAAGATGTACATGAAGCAGCACATGTACAAGAGATTTGTGGACGTACTAGTTAAATGTATGAGACCGTAA